A segment of the Anaerolineae bacterium genome:
ATGTCGAAGACCGCCAGGCTGCGGAAAAAGAACTGAAAGGGGTGATCGATCTGGTCAACCGCACCTGGGAACGCCGCGCCGAGATCACCCCGGATACCTCTACCCGCCAGCGCCCTACCCCGATGGCGATCTATAAACTCTTACCCAACACAAACTGCAAAGGATGTGGTGAACCAACCTGCTACACTTTTGCCATTAAATTAGCAGCCGCGCAGAAAAAATTGAGCGACTGTCCAACGCTATCCCAACCCTCCTATCGCGAAAAACTGGCTGCTTTGCAAGAACTCGTCATTGACGCCCCGGCAATCAGCTAAACCTTCAGCAAAGATGGGGTGAAACCATGCTTCAAGTCAAAATTCTAGCCCTGAAAAAACCACAACGTTATGCTGTAAGACGCACTTTGCTGGCTGCCTATCAACAGTTGCAAAAGGAAGCGATGTTGCCTCCTCTCCAAATCGAGGAATATACCACTTCAACAGAAATCATGCGCTACACGCCAGTAACGGTCTATCCTTCCCTGGTCATTAACGAACGCCTGGTTTGTGTGGGCCGTTTCCCCAAAAAGGAAGAAGTACTTTCCTGGCTTAGAGAAGCCGTTGAAGCGTTAACCGCGACAATCCAACCGTTCCATCGATGAATGCCCCACCTTGCGGGCAGACACTGCATTCACTGAAGGAAAAGCAACGCTGGAGGCAATGATCTCATGACCCAACATCGCTACGCCTATGTTGACGAAGAAGGAAAAATCGTCTTACCACCAGAAATCGTCAAAGCCTGGCAGCTTTCACCGGGTGAAAGTCTGCGCCTGGACCCCAATGGGAATAGCTGGACTCTCCATCCTCCGATTAGCAGTTTGCGGCGCATTTACATTGAAGTCACCAATCAGTGCAATCTCAACTGTCGCACCTGTATGCGGAACGTGTGGGATGTCAAACCAGGCTGGTTAGCATGGGAAACCTATGAACGTATTCTCGACCAGGCAGCCCAGTGGCAACCTTTGCCAGAACTCTTCTTTGGTGGCTACGGAGAACCGCTCTCCCATCCTCGTTGCCTGGACATGATTGAGCAAGCCAAAGCCGTCGGTTTCACAGTCTCATTGATCACCAATGGCGTGCATCTCAGCGCCCAGGTGGCGCGCCGCCTGGTGGACGTTCATCTGGATCGCTTATGGGTTTCCCTGGATGGCGCCTATCCAGAATGTTACCAGGATGTCAGGTTAGGGAACGCCCTGCCTCAAATCATCGAAAATCTCAAACGCCTGCGGGCGTTTCAATTTCAAACGTTTGGCTTCACTCCATGGTTAATGACACCCAGGTTAGGCATCGCCTTTGTTGCCATGTTGCGCAATATCCATAGCCTTCCAGAGGTGATCCGCCTGGGCTTGCAGCTTGGGGCAACAGAGTTCTCGGTCAGCAATGTCCTTGCTCATGATGAACAACTTCAGACTGAGAGCCTGTATTTGCGTTCTCTTGACCAGATGACAGGCGGCGTACTCGGAGAAGCGCGCCCTTTGATCCATGTTCCCATGATGGATATCGAAGCCGCGACTGCTTCGGTGATGAGCCAGATTTTGGGCAGCACCCATCGTCTGGAGTTTATGGGTGCAACCCTTGGGCAGAACACCAGTCAATGCCCCTTCATCGAAAGAGGTAGCCTATCGATCCGTTGGGATGGCAAAGTCAGCCCATGTCTGCCCTTGCTGTATACCCATACCTATTATTTGGGAAAACGGCTGCGCACCTCCAGAGAGTACTTTGTGGGCGACATCCACCAAGCAAATTTAAGAGAGATCTGGATGGGAGAAGCGTATACGGCATTGCGCAAACGGTTGCTGGATTTCGATTTTCCTCCTTGCACTTCGTGTAACTCCTGCGAAATGGCGGATGAAAACCAGGAAGATTGCTACGGCAACCCTCCTCCAACCTGTGGCGGCTGCCTCTGGGCACAGGGCTTGATCCGCTGTCCATAGAAATAGTTTTCAGAGAGGTTGGTGGAATGAACCTATCAAAACTCTCCTCTCTGTCGTATGGCAGGTTAGCAGGTAAAGACAAGCAGTTCTGACATGCTGATATTCACCCAATTCCTGTCCGTTGTGCAAATGAGCCTGACCGCCCAGCAGGATTCCTCATTGCTACCCGGTTGGGTAGTGCTCATCTTTGTGTCTCTGGCAACCCTTTACGCCCTGACAGCGCTCTTCCGCCCTTCACTGTTCTCTCCTCCGATCTCATGGTTGAAATTTCTCTTTCCGGCGTTCACGCTGATTGGGTTGGCTGTTGCACTTTATATCGCCTATGTCCAGTTAGCTCAGGTACAGGCGATTTGTGGACCTCTTGAAGAGTGCAACACCGTCTTACAAAGTCGCTATGCCAGATTGTTGGGTTTTCTCCCCAACAGTGTTTTGGGGACAATGAGCTATCTGGCGATCCTGTTCTTGTGGGTATGGCGGATCCGCAGCCAGGATTGGCTTGCCCGACAGGCACCCCTTCTCATCGTTGCCCTCACCTTCTTGGGCAGCTTGCTCTCGATTTATCTGACGGTTTTACAGGTTCTCATCCTCAAAGCCTTATGCATCTGGTGTCTGAGTTCTGCGATCCTGATAACGTTGTTGTTCCTGCTCAGCACTCCCTTATACCATGAAAGTCATTCTCCATCGTCACCCGAAGACATCCAATAAATCATTATCTATTCCCCATCAATCAGGTACAGAACTCTGATACAATAACATCCGGTATAGAGAGTTAGAATCAAACGATGAGCGGTATGGAAAAGTCACACCAGATAGCGAAAGTTGTGCAGAAAACAAGAATTGGGGAGTCTAAATCCGATTTTGCTTACCGGCAAACCCAGCCGCCCATAGCCAGAATCGCCGCTCTTGAACAAATTCACCGACAACATCACAGCAGGCAAGCTGAAGCTTACCCAAGACTTCAGAGAGTTTATCGAATGATTGAACGCTCATAAGGTGCGTATCTTATGTGTGGCTGAGTAGGCAGCAGGACTTGTTGACTAAACTACTTGAAAAGGAAAAATGAAAAAATCACCTGATTTACCCTATTACCGGCGGGGGGAGGAAGTCGCCAACAGTATTACCCACGGCATTGGGGTTGCCCTATCGATTGCCGGTTTAGCCGTGCTGACCGCTTTTGCCACTCTATTGGGCAATGTCTGGCATATTGTCAGCGTCAGCATCTACGGAGCTACCCAAATATTGCTTTACATCGCTTCCACTCTGTATCATAGCATTCCAATTCCGCGCGCAAAACAACTCTTGCGGCGCCTTGACCATACAGCCATCTTTCTCTTGATCGCCGGTACCTATACCCCTTTTACGCTTGTCAACCTGCGCGGCCCCTGGGGTTGGTCACTGTTGGTGATCGTTTGGTGTCTGGCAATTGCCGGCATCATCCTGCAGGGCTTCTTGCTCCGTCAAAAATCCATCTGGAACGCCTTGATCTATATCGCCATGGGGTGGGTTGTGGTTATAGGGATCAAACCCTTGCTGGCAACCATGCCTTTGGGTGGTTTGATACTACTTCTGGCAGGCGGGCTTGCCTATAGCGGCGGAACAATCTTT
Coding sequences within it:
- a CDS encoding Radical SAM domain protein, producing the protein MTQHRYAYVDEEGKIVLPPEIVKAWQLSPGESLRLDPNGNSWTLHPPISSLRRIYIEVTNQCNLNCRTCMRNVWDVKPGWLAWETYERILDQAAQWQPLPELFFGGYGEPLSHPRCLDMIEQAKAVGFTVSLITNGVHLSAQVARRLVDVHLDRLWVSLDGAYPECYQDVRLGNALPQIIENLKRLRAFQFQTFGFTPWLMTPRLGIAFVAMLRNIHSLPEVIRLGLQLGATEFSVSNVLAHDEQLQTESLYLRSLDQMTGGVLGEARPLIHVPMMDIEAATASVMSQILGSTHRLEFMGATLGQNTSQCPFIERGSLSIRWDGKVSPCLPLLYTHTYYLGKRLRTSREYFVGDIHQANLREIWMGEAYTALRKRLLDFDFPPCTSCNSCEMADENQEDCYGNPPPTCGGCLWAQGLIRCP